AACTATATAGTACCCCACGTGTTTCTCTGTTTAGTACACATGCACtatttgatattattttaatattcccTCGTATACTAGGCatgtactattttagtaacCATATTTTAGTAACCGTATACTAATTTAGTACCGGTCTCAATAACAGTTTTGTtcggctgcccaataacagtcccaataacagccttatcgggcagcccaataacagtcccaataacagttTTGTTCGGCTGCacgataacagtcccaataacagccttatcgggctgcccaataacagtcccaataacatccttatcgggctgcccaataacagacccaataacagccttatcgggctgcccgataacagtcccaataacatccttatcgggcagcccgataacagtcccaataacagatTTGTtcggctgcccgataacagtcccaataacagatTTGTtcggctgcccgataacagccccaataacagccttatcgggctgcccaataacattTTTGCTCGGCTGCgcgataacagtcccaataacagccttatcggggtGCCCGATaatagtcccaataacagccttatcgggcagcccgataacaTCCCCAAGTAGAaatttcgagcagtttttttgcttttttcgatAGCACTCGACCGCGCGGCAGCTTATCGGGGGGTCGGattgcacgcacacaaagGTAGCCGTGGTGGCACGAACACATTGAAACCAATTTGTCAACTGGCTTGACGCTCGCAAAAAAGCGAAGTGAGGATGGATGCTCCCCTACAACAGTGACTGTTGTATGTTTCCCATCTATTTATaggttgcatttatttttgagcTTTGTATATCTGCGAATGAGAGGGAAGAGAAGATCGTATGAAATATCATAGTGAAAATTTGTTACTCACCTAGATTTTGGCACATTTGCTGCTATGCTAGGCCGGTGGTGGCTACGCGCAATCCAATTAGATTTTTGTACCGGATTGCTCCTGGGAACATAACGATGGGTTTTTGAGTTTTCTGCATGTTGCAACAGAATACACGACCAATCGCTCGTGTTAATCGTAGCGCTTGTGTTTGCGGAAGGTTTTTGTGAAAGGGTGCTTTACATTGGTTTTGGTGAAGAATGTTATAGATTTTCCAAATACATGATATCCTACAACAGTACCATGTtgatcaacttttttttccagtATTCCTCTGGTAcagtgtgtaaaaaaaaaaaaaaaatgtaatgtaaaaaaacgaCTTCTTATCATATCTTATGCGTAAACAAAGTTCCGttaaacaacatattttagcatgtttttctttcacactTACGAGATCTAAACCAACCATTTATGGTTTTGCTCAACGTTCCCTATCCGACGCTGGCAAGGTTATTCTTCTTGCATCTACGAAGGAACGATCCGGATGGTATTTGAAGCTATCGTATTATTTATTCTATCGTCGTATTGCGGACAAGTTTCAAGTATTAGAAAAAGAAGGATGGCGAAATTATTAAATGGGATAAGAAACGTTGTGAAGGTAAACACACAATACAGTTTTAGTTGATGGTAATGTATTATCGAAAGTAATGTAACGTAATGCAATATTATGAACgttaaaattaaagttattaTCCCCTGCTGTGCtctgttttatttgtacagTACTCAACCGTTGTCagtttttaagcgtttttgGTATCCTCctgtacaaatattttattccatttcccGGTGCCATTCGTCTCTTTTGTTGAGCACCTGCTGTTCCTAATTATTTgaactatgttttttttttcttattaaagCAAAAGTTCCTGTTCTgatttattgttaaaaaaagttttttaggtccttatcgggctgcccggtAATATCCTTCTCGAATCGActgtatttttattgcagtttAAAATTCACGCACAATGGGTACCCTCAAGGTCGACTACCGTACAAGGAGTTTGAGTAAGAAAGGAATTTTGCCGAAAAGTGGGAAGCTTcaacaacaaatcaacacgttttaattacaatgttttaattactgTAATTTTTTAGAAGTTTTTCTAGCGGTATGGTATCGCTCGAAATATTGCGAAACGAGATTTGTCATCGAAAAGCCCTTTTCTCAACCTACCTCCTGCAATGACAGCTAGCATCCGCAGCTGTCAGCAGAAATAGGTTCCGTGTTTACATTGTGATAAAATTACACTGCATACAAACACCAAGCACCCAATCCATTTGGTTTCGGCTGgaaatgttaattttgctgctgttttctTCCGTGTTTTTCGTCGAAACTGCACAGATTACAAAGGATAAGGATGCTGCGCTGTCGAACCAATCGGCTACATTCAATCCGCTTAGCCCGCTGGTAAAATGTTCGTTCCTACCGCTGGAATTCATGGACTGCGATGAACCGATCAATCTTAAGGGGAACCGTACCGCCCGGGACGCGGGTGCTAATGGGTGCGTAAAGTTTGGCGGTGTCTACTACGATGAGGTGGAAGTGACGAAGGTTAACTGTATCGTGTTTGAAAACATCGAATGTTACGGGGCGCGGGAGTTTTTGCGTGACGGATTCCCGTGCGTGAAGTACACGGATCACTACTTCGTTACGACGTTGCTGTACAGCATACTGCTCGGATTTCTCGGCATGGATCGATTCTGTCTCGGTCAGACCGGAACGGCCGTTGGAAAGCTGCTGACGCTGGGTGGCGTTGGGATCTGGTGGATCGTGGACATTGTGCTGTTGATAACGAACAATTTGCTACCCGAAGATGGTAGCAACTGGAATACGAAGGTGTGAAAATCCGCACATGTACATTTGCACCTTACCATCACAGATATTTGTGCGGATGTTATGTTTTCCCCCTGGTAGATAGAATTAACGAGCCCATGTAGCATAAGACATTCGTAATTTTCTTATTAACATAAGCAATGCAAAAtggtttacaaacaaattaagGACTCGCGctaacgtttgttttgtgaaacaaGCAATCGCTTCGTAGCGAATAAATAGAGAGTTGTATGAAGTTGTACAGTTGGGAAAAAgttatgataaaaataaaacctttacGACATTCTGCTATACTCTGGGGGTTGTTTTCATGTAACCTAATCATTAAAGTCCAACTTAAGTGGATACTGAAGCACTCTCGAAGCTTAagataattaatttactttaagTGTAAATAAAGTGTCCATATTACGTGCAAAAAATCTCATGTTAGCGCTTTACTATAGATAACCTAAACAAGAATCGTCGAAAAGGAACTACGTACTGAAATGGGTGATAGAGCTCGCTGAAGAAaagctaaaataaacaaaacacttctttaaaaaggaaaatgccTTGAACATTGCTGCCCCCGGTGTTCTAACACCGACAGGGTGTTAGAAATGCGATCTTTCGTTCGCGTGACAGGAgttcatcgatcgatcgagcaaACACAGTTGCTCTCGCGTCTGGCAAACGGCTACTAATTGCACCTTGATTATGAATGTGTTTTGTACTTTCGTCAGGGGTTAGTAGTAGTGATGAAGACGGATAAGAGTGAAGCGTGTTGGCAGTTCAAAAGGATAGTTACTAGTAACAGTACTAAGGGGCAATATATACAATTAACACTATCTTCCTCCCTAACAcgcgttttgtttcgcaatcGCGAATAAGGGCGTAGAACGTAAAACATCTTCATAGAAAGAgggtagcttaatctaaggGATTCTTCTCTTATTTACATGCCGCGCACCGCTGCATCAGCCATGTGCTATGATGTAGATGATGAATTTATCCTACACTTTATGTACTAAAAGGacacaattaaaaaattataatccGCCAAGCGATCGCTAGACGTCGTCCCCTAAGCTAATCATCGATTCATAACCGGATTCTGCCAAAGAAAATACACTTTTTGCATACGTCACGGGATTAATAGCAACAGGTACGAGAGTCGCTTGGTTAGTCAGCAGATCAACGGACAGTAGATCCTCACCAGCATCCATCATTATCGGTGACGGACAGACATCGGTTCGCTGTACAGTATCGGACGGTGGATTATCAACCGTTTGGCACCCATTGTCGGATGGTGCTGCTTTTCCACCGCCTGTTGTAACCGGCTGCGCGACAGTTGGTGGTTCCCCGCCATCCTGCGAATTTCTTCTCGTGTCGTTCAACCCATAGGCACAGTTTCTCATTCCTCTGCGGAACGCTTTCCGTTTGTGCTGTGAACGCTCATCGTTCAGCTGCGCATACACTTCCTGCACATTGTCAAAGAAGCTCGCACTATCGTCACATCCTTCCAGTCCATCCAGCGCACCGACACGACTGGAAGGATCTTCCCGACTGGTTTCACCACGCTGATGGTCCTCATGCTCAATTTGTTCCGATTCTTGTTGCAGCTGTTTTCGTTTGCGGTTTTGGCGATTTTCCCGACTGCGCCCAGTGACCGCATCGGAATCCTTCGACGAGGGCGTCGGTAATAGTTCACCGAGCGCTTCCAGCTCTTTGTGATGTCGTTTGCGACTAAGCAGCCGCAACTCTATCTCCGAAGCTGCCGACAATCGATGTGGATCCCGATTACGGTTATTGATTTCGATGTTGTTCGTGTTTGCCAGCATTAGCACGGAAAGAAAGAACCGTGCCGTACTGTTGGGCGGTTTGTTCTGTAGCACCCGTTCGAGCGTAATGGATTCACCGCCAATCGGAACGGTCGGATCGAACGTGTCGATAATTTCCGTGCCGTAAGCGTGAATGTCGAAGTGTGTGCGCTTTTCCGATTCCATTAGTATTGGCTTCAGATTCCGGTGCCACTGGCTGACTTTGTCGAACCGTTCCTTAGCttcgttcattttttcttcaatcCGCGCGTTACATGCGTCCGTGTGGTGTTGTGATGGTTGTGCCTGGTGCGATAACGCTTTCGGCTGTGCTGCACCGTTCGGAGGGAACTCACAGTCACTATTTTCCGCATTTtcttcgatcgattcgagcAGCGAGTTCTCCATAGGTTCCGCACACGGTTGTCTACCAGTTCGCTCAATCGTATCCGAAATACCAGAATCACAGGACAGCGTTCGAGTTGGTGTACCATGTAACGATCCGTTTGTTCGCTTCGATGGACTGGACGCTGGCTGCGGTTTGTCCGGCAATCGTTTCATCAATCCCGCGACCACTTTGCGAGTAGCAAGAATTTCTTCCTCATCGAAACCTGCGAAGCCTTGTTCACCGGGTGTGGATGGTCGTCTTTGTTTCACCGGGGAAGATTCGCTGCTTGGCGGGGTGGATTTCGTTTTCCTAGCATTCACCACCTTCACGGGTGTTTGATCCGTGTCATCGTCAAAACCAAGAAAATCTTctgggaaaaaggaaatgcaaaaaaggtaAGTACATTATGGCAACCAGCCAGTTTGAAAGCACCTGTACACACTGTTTACCTTCTTGATCGGGTGTTGAAGGCCGTAACTTCGAATCGACTGTCGGTTTTAAACTGTGTAACTTTACGTAACTTAGCTCATTGGCCCGTTCCCGTTCGCGTCGTTTCACAAACTGCAAGAAGAatagcaaacaataaaaacaaacataatgtTATAACTTTTCTAActtcaagcacacacacacacacacatcatgtACATACATCTGTTTTTAGCTTCCGGTATTCCATCGTCAGTGTGAAGGGGACATTCTTCAAAACGAGATCTTCCGGAATACCGAACATGTTTTGAACTAACTTTCCCGGTCGCAATACATCCGGCGGTCGGGGGAAAACGATTCCTTGGGTGAACATTACCATCCTGGGCCGGATAATGTTTTCCTCCGTCAGGTTCACCAACGTCGTCCGGGGTGTTGACGATTCACAGTCCACCCCGATACCTTCGTCCACGCTTAGCCGTGATACTGCATTAAGCTGCTTTGTGCTGTGTACTGTTTCCTTCATCGAAGAATCTTCCAGCTGGACACCTTCGGTGGAACTTTCGTGGGACGCTTGTTGCTGCGAGTGCTGTGACAACATGGATGTTTCCGTCGTGTTTGCAATATGGCTGAACTCGAGCCCAGAATCATCCGTACGCGTAGATGATAGTACTCCGTTTAAAGAAAATTCATGATCTTTTTCGTTGATGGCCTCATCGTTGCCAATGTCGGAATCGTCCTGCGTGCTGCACGCTTGCACCGCCGTATCATATCGTGCAGCAGTTTCGATAGCCATTTGCTCTGCCCGCAGCGACTGATCCATCAGGGAGAGGATCGGATCGGAGTTGTAGTTAGTAACACGGGCCTGTATGAGCGCGTTGTCAAAGTCGGACGTATCGTTCACCTTGATGCGGTAGCGATTGTTAAGGTACTCCGGTGGCATGAACAGTTTTATCCCACGCTCTGCCTGCCACAACCGTTCGCTCGGTGCTGGCATGCCCTGGCTGGTGCATCTTGCCCGCTCCGTTTCGTGCTGTTCGTCCAAAAAATCGATCACATCGCACCGCTGGAAGAAGCGCTTCAGGTCATGCTCGGCTATCAGAGACCCGGTGCGTCCATCGATATAGTTCAAATGAATCTGATAGTCGTACCGTGTGCCAATTGCTTCACCCGATTCGAGATCGGCAATTTGATTTTTGCGCGCAGAGCCATTGCTTGACATTATCGGAGCGATCGAGGCGTCATCGCGCAGTCTGTTCAGTATTTCCTGCCTCCGTTGTCGAGTTGGATTCGTCCGTAGTTCCATGCATAGTTCTTGCATTTGTTGCACTTTCGATCGACTGTCCACGGTGACGGGCGGTACCACTTGGACGAGCGATTCCAGCTTTAGCAGTTTCTTGTCATTGCACGCAAATTCCAAATCGCCAAAACAATCCGACAGTGATTGGGGATTGAAACGTCCAGCACGCTTGCGACCTGGCGTCTTGTTCGATGGTTCGCCCTGCTCACCCGTTTTGCTCTTTTCTTCCTCctgcgttttcttttcccgtgCCTTTTGATCGTCGTTCATATGCACGACGATGTCGCTTAAATAGTCGACCTTTCGACCGTAGATTTGTGCGGCACATGAAACCAGCATGGCAGCTTCCGGAAAGTTGACATTCCCCAATCTGGTCATTTGGTACAGCGTCAGGTAGTGTTGTAGATCGAAGTTCCAGCACCGGTCCGTTTTCTCTGCCACCTGCATTAGCATTGCTGCTATTTCTTCACCCTTCACAGCATTGCCATTCGATACGCTCACGCTGCCTTGATTGCA
This region of Anopheles marshallii chromosome 2, idAnoMarsDA_429_01, whole genome shotgun sequence genomic DNA includes:
- the LOC128707732 gene encoding TM2 domain-containing protein CG11103, with translation MLILLLFSSVFFVETAQITKDKDAALSNQSATFNPLSPLVKCSFLPLEFMDCDEPINLKGNRTARDAGANGCVKFGGVYYDEVEVTKVNCIVFENIECYGAREFLRDGFPCVKYTDHYFVTTLLYSILLGFLGMDRFCLGQTGTAVGKLLTLGGVGIWWIVDIVLLITNNLLPEDGSNWNTKV
- the LOC128708848 gene encoding LOW QUALITY PROTEIN: uncharacterized protein LOC128708848 (The sequence of the model RefSeq protein was modified relative to this genomic sequence to represent the inferred CDS: inserted 1 base in 1 codon; substituted 2 bases at 2 genomic stop codons); this translates as MXWNRLFTIXSYFNNSNVNQARILDQTGTSNENLDGEHLSPRNRVYXQAPSLNPSTSTISMDAPRRFVDCNQGSVSVSNGNAVKGEEIAAMLMQVAEKTDRCWNFDLQHYLTLYQMTRLGNVNFPEAAMLVSCAAQIYGRKVDYLSDIVVHMNDDQKAREKKTQEEEKSKTGEQGEPSNKTPGRKRAGRFNPQSLSDCFGDLEFACNDKKLLKLESLVQVVPPVTVDSRSKVQQMQELCMELRTNPTRQRRQEILNRLRDDASIAPIMSSNGSARKNQIADLESGEAIGTRYDYQIHLNYIDGRTGSLIAEHDLKRFFQRCDVIDFLDEQHETERARCTSQGMPAPSERLWQAERGIKLFMPPEYLNNRYRIKVNDTSDFDNALIQARVTNYNSDPILSLMDQSLRAEQMAIETAARYDTAVQACSTQDDSDIGNDEAINEKDHEFSLNGVLSSTRTDDSGLEFSHIANTTETSMLSQHSQQQASHESSTEGVQLEDSSMKETVHSTKQLNAVSRLSVDEGIGVDCESSTPRTTLVNLTEENIIRPRMVMFTQGIVFPRPPDVLRPGKLVQNMFGIPEDLVLKNVPFTLTMEYRKLKTDFVKRRERERANELSYVKLHSLKPTVDSKLRPSTPDQEEDFLGFDDDTDQTPVKVVNARKTKSTPPSSESSPVKQRRPSTPGEQGFAGFDEEEILATRKVVAGLMKRLPDKPQPASSPSKRTNGSLHGTPTRTLSCDSGISDTIERTGRQPCAEPMENSLLESIEENAENSDCEFPPNGAAQPKALSHQAQPSQHHTDACNARIEEKMNEAKERFDKVSQWHRNLKPILMESEKRTHFDIHAYGTEIIDTFDPTVPIGGESITLERVLQNKPPNSTARFFLSVLMLANTNNIEINNRNRDPHRLSAASEIELRLLSRKRHHKELEALGELLPTPSSKDSDAVTGRSRENRQNRKRKQLQQESEQIEHEDHQRGETSREDPSSRVGALDGLEGCDDSASFFDNVQEVYAQLNDERSQHKRKAFRRGMRNCAYGLNDTRRNSQDGGEPPTVAQPVTTGGGKAAPSDNGCQTVDNPPSDTVQRTDVCPSPIMMDAGEDLLSVDLLTNQATLVPVAINPVTYAKSVFSLAESGYESMISLGDDV